One segment of Chiloscyllium plagiosum isolate BGI_BamShark_2017 chromosome 5, ASM401019v2, whole genome shotgun sequence DNA contains the following:
- the ino80c gene encoding INO80 complex subunit C isoform X4: MAALVSPVALVASTPTKPRSKKRPTSPGNSGGIAAKKKRVGQNVVLDTIGENQSLATDSSPGHGEPAVKPLIFKNPNFIHSGMGGAGAGKKSRVWKNLKQILATERMFPWKLNDPNYSSIDALPSFKPAKKYSDISGLPVQSSKV; this comes from the exons ATGGCGGCCTTGGTGTCGCCGGTGGCACTGGTGGCATCGACCCCCACCAAACCTCGGAGCAAGAAAAGGCCGACAAGTCCGGGCAACAGCGGGGGTATAGCTGCAAAGAAGAAGAGAGTAGGGCAG AATGTTGTGTTGGATACTATTGGAGAGAATCAAAGTTTGGCTACAGATTCCAGTCCAGGGCATGGAGAGCCtgcagtaaaacctttgatattTAAGAATCCAAATTTTATT CATTCTGGCATGGGTGGTGCAGGTGCTGGGAAAAAGAGCCGTGTTTGGAAAAACCTGAAACAAATTCTTGctactgagaggatgttcccaTGGAAACTGAATGATCCTAACT attccagcattgaTGCTCTTCCTTCCTTTAAACCAGCCAAAAAATACTCAGATATTTCAGGACTTCCT
- the ino80c gene encoding INO80 complex subunit C isoform X3 has protein sequence MAALVSPVALVASTPTKPRSKKRPTSPGNSGGIAAKKKRVGQNVVLDTIGENQSLATDSSPGHGEPAVKPLIFKNPNFIHSGMGGAGAGKKSRVWKNLKQILATERMFPWKLNDPNYSSIDALPSFKPAKKYSDISGLPFLLDLFL, from the exons ATGGCGGCCTTGGTGTCGCCGGTGGCACTGGTGGCATCGACCCCCACCAAACCTCGGAGCAAGAAAAGGCCGACAAGTCCGGGCAACAGCGGGGGTATAGCTGCAAAGAAGAAGAGAGTAGGGCAG AATGTTGTGTTGGATACTATTGGAGAGAATCAAAGTTTGGCTACAGATTCCAGTCCAGGGCATGGAGAGCCtgcagtaaaacctttgatattTAAGAATCCAAATTTTATT CATTCTGGCATGGGTGGTGCAGGTGCTGGGAAAAAGAGCCGTGTTTGGAAAAACCTGAAACAAATTCTTGctactgagaggatgttcccaTGGAAACTGAATGATCCTAACT attccagcattgaTGCTCTTCCTTCCTTTAAACCAGCCAAAAAATACTCAGATATTTCAGGACTTCCT
- the ino80c gene encoding INO80 complex subunit C isoform X5, with product MAALVSPVALVASTPTKPRSKKRPTSPGNSGGIAAKKKRVGQNVVLDTIGENQSLATDSSPGHGEPAVKPLIFKNPNFIHSGMGGAGAGKKSRVWKNLKQILATERMFPWKLNDPNYSSIDALPSFKPAKKYSDISGLPNRERR from the exons ATGGCGGCCTTGGTGTCGCCGGTGGCACTGGTGGCATCGACCCCCACCAAACCTCGGAGCAAGAAAAGGCCGACAAGTCCGGGCAACAGCGGGGGTATAGCTGCAAAGAAGAAGAGAGTAGGGCAG AATGTTGTGTTGGATACTATTGGAGAGAATCAAAGTTTGGCTACAGATTCCAGTCCAGGGCATGGAGAGCCtgcagtaaaacctttgatattTAAGAATCCAAATTTTATT CATTCTGGCATGGGTGGTGCAGGTGCTGGGAAAAAGAGCCGTGTTTGGAAAAACCTGAAACAAATTCTTGctactgagaggatgttcccaTGGAAACTGAATGATCCTAACT attccagcattgaTGCTCTTCCTTCCTTTAAACCAGCCAAAAAATACTCAGATATTTCAGGACTTCCT